gcttaagAGATTGAAGAATCTCTAAATCTGATAAGAAATTGACAAAAATGCTTGATGATCTAATAGATAACTTGACATGATAGTCAAAGATTGGATGACAATAGAAGTTTATATAAAGAAGTTTTATTAATATATTGAGTGAGGTAAAATAATTGATTCCATAGGTACTTATAAATGCATAAGAACTAAGAATGATTCAGTAAACCATAAACTTAAAAATCtgattggagaaaaaaatgtcactgAAAGTTCTTTggtagggctgaggatatggctcagattaatcacatttttttgtcattttggttCTTTAGAAATCTTAAAAAGGCACAAGACTCAATTGTtctcacagagaaagaaataaaagacactgAGAAAGAAGTTAGTGACTTAACAGCAGAGCTAAAAAGTCTTGAGGACAAAGCAACAGAGGTCATAAACAATACAAATGCTGCAGAGGTAAGAAGAATTGGATATACAACTTCAGCGCCTTATAGTAAGTTAGTAGGTTAAAAGGATTTATAACTAAGCTTATGAAAACTACAGCTTTTCTGTGAATTATTGGGAGAGATTGCTAACTCCCATCTttgtaatatgaaaatatataactatTCTATTTGGGAAGATCATAACCTTATAGCAGTTCTTCTTGATTTTTAGAAGTCCTTACCAGAGATCCAGAAAGAACATCGTGATCTACTTCAAGAATTAAAAGTTATTCAAGAAAATGAACATGCTCTTCAGAAAGATGCACTTAGTATTAAGTTGAAACTTGAACAAATAGATGGTCACATTGCTGaacataattctaaaataaaatattggcaaaaagAGGTGAGATTgcaggggctagagttgtagctcagtggtagagtgattgcctagcatgtgtgaggcactgggttgaattctcaggactgcatataaataaaggttcatcaacaactaaaaattttaagaaaaaggtgAGATTGCTGCCATTAGTTAACTTTATACCAATTTTTCATGAAAAAGGGtttggggtgttttgttttttgaaatataagGGGTATAATGACCAGTAGTAATATTAAGAGAAATCTGTTTAGTAGTTAGTATAGGGCAATTACTTTTTCATCCCAGgttttcatgactactttttcatgttcattaaaaaaaaaaaaaaaatagtgacctatgcccataatcccagcaactgaaaAGGCTATAATagaaggattgcaatttcaaagccagccttggcaacttgatAAGACCAAAACTTACACAAAAAGCATTGTGGATATAGCTTAGTCGTagaactcccctgggttcaattcccaatattacAAAAAACTAATAATGAATCATAGAACCATTTCTTTCATAAATTGAACTTTCAGATTTCAAAAATATCATTACATCCTATAGAAGATGGTCCTGTTGAAGAGGTTTCAGTTCTGAGCCAAGAGGATCTCAAAGCAATTGAGAATCCAGATTCTATAACAAATCAGATTGCACTTATGGAAGCCCAGTGTCATGAAATGAAACCAAACCTCGGTGCCAttgcagaatataaaaagaaggtATGGATGGACTATTTATATGTAATAGTCAAATTCTTTTAGTTCTTAGTATAAATTAGGACCTTTAATGCTAATTCAGATCTCAAATTTATATCTGAATAGATTTTTCTCACAATCTTTTCACAGGAAGAATTGTATTTGCAACGGGTAGCAGAATTGGACAAAATTACTTCTGAAAGAGATAGCTTTAGACAGGCTTATGAAGATCTTCGAAAACAAAGGCTTAATGAATTTATGGCAGGTTTttatataataacaaataaattaaaggaaaattacCAAATGCTTACTTTAGGAGGAGATGCTGAACTGGAGCTTGTAGACAGCTTGGATCCTTTCTCCGAAGGAATCATGTTCAGGTTTGTAAAGTTTAGAATCCTGTGGCCTATTTTACATGTTCTCCAAATTGACATTTCTTGAGAAATGTGAAGGTGGGATCTACACATCTTGGTTAGAAGGTCagtatttatctgtttaaatGTAATGGCAATTTACAGCATAAATTACATGCAAATAGCAGATATTTAATCTTTCTCCAATtcctacatttttaattttcaagccTTTTCAATCTACATAAAGACTGAGAAATTAAacagaataaggagaaagaaTAGCAAGCAGTACATGAAACTGCTATTTGGTATATGAATTTTACCAGTTGGAACATATaccaatttttgaaaaaacaaatgagaTTTCCAAGTAGAAAGGTGGTAGAAATCAGTTATAGGAAACAAATCATGAAGTTTTAACTTCAGCTTTACAAGTAATGTAACTGAAAGATTTTCATAATTATTGCAGTGTTCGACCACCTAAGAAAAGTTGGAAGAAGATCTTCAACCTTTCAGGAGGAGAGAAGACACTTAGCTCATTGGCCTTAGTATTTGCTCTTCACCACTACAAACCCACTCCTCTTTATTTCATGGATGAGATTGATGCAGcccttgattttaaaaatgtgtccattgttgcattttatatatatgtaagtaatggtggattttgttgtttttttttttaattctggaagaTTTGTGGTTTCCATACAAATTACATATAGATAGAATTCCTTAAATTCTTTCTTATTACTGAACTGaccaaataatttcttatttattttgaagaataaattgaTGATGCAAATTAGTAGAATCACAGCTACAATCCCAGGTCTCCTTCTAGATCTTTTCTATTAGATTTCTACAGTTATGTTCCCATATTTTCCTCTTAAGCTCACACTGATTAAGTGTTAACATATCTATGTAATGTTGAACTTACACTGCAAAGTTTAGCTGTTTATTATGTGATTTACCTGCTACTACTTAATATTccttattgtttttctctttaggaacaaacaaaaaatgctcaGTTCATAATAATTTCTCTTCGAAATAACATGTTTGAGATTTCAGATCGACTTATTGGAATTTACAAGACATACAATATTACAAAAAGTGTTGCAGTGAACCCAAAAGAAATTGCATCAAAAGGACTTTGTTGAACTTGTTCATACTGAAGAGTCTTCAAACTGAATTAGAGTTGTATAATATTCCTAAACTGTATGACAAAacgctattttattttatgctgttactgtataaaatatatatattctgtatattgggAAATTGTAAGAATGTGTTTTGTTAAGTGCAAACTGGAGGAAAATAAAATGCCAGAGAGTAGGTGACTTGCCCTACTTGGCCTACATTGGAAAGGCTAGCTAATCTTGTTTAAATTCTTAAGGCATTCCACTCAATTTACTAATTCTGACAATTTATTACCTAAATAGGAACATTTTGTTGCAAATCAGTCATTCTGAATTTTTACAGGGAAGAGttttaaatgtacatttctaAAACTTAATGTGCCCATTTAAAACTTAGGTAACACACAAGATAGCATTATGCTAACAGATTGTCAGGATTTTATTAGGAAGTTATTTTGTATTGAATCAAGTCTTTGCCTTAGCGCTTCAATCTCTAGATATCCTCAGTAGTTAACTCCTCATTCATTAGGTATTAAAAATCCAACATAGTTTGCATCATACTAAAACCATTGAAAATGTAAACACTGGCAGCATGAACCTAAATAAAGCAAAATCTGAAACTTCCAAGTATTGTCATTGCTTGAAATCAAGGTTCCATAAGGGAAAAATAAGTTTAATAAGGGATGGGATATGGTTTGTATCAGCACTGCTATAATCAAGTACTAAAATTGGAGAAGTGAATGAAATTATTGAACAGCTAAAACCAACAAAATACCTAGTGCCCATATGAAAATTCCAGAGCTACCATCCTAATTTTGACCACATTAAGCCAGTCAAtgcaaataaaataccaaaaggagtttattaaaatgaaatacttacACATAAGAAAATTTCAAGATTATGTACTTAAAGGGGTACAGTCTCATCCTGTGAAATACAAAAGAAGCATAGTAATCTCATGTCAAGCCTAAATTGCTGTTAATGGGCATACACTTTGATTTCTAGCTACAAGTAATTATTAGAACACCTAATTTATTAATTAGTCTTGGCCAATTCAATTTGAGCATAAACTGAAAAGAATCCATGGGTTCTCCCATGTGTTACTACCTATATGACCTTGTGTGTTTTCTTATGTGCAAAAAAATGGGTTAAGCTAGCACATTTTTTGCTAATAGTTACTGGAAACATAAGATAATTGAATTTGATCTTAATGGTCATTAAACTACAATGTCCTTTATTGCTTTTTTAGATTTCTAAGCAAACATTTAGTGCTTAAAGTCTATGTACCAGATACCGCTGTTTCTTAAAATTGTCTTTAATAGCTGGACATAACTCACCTCTCATTAACACCCTTCCAATGTTCTGACCACACAATGATTGTGCTGAATGTAGACCAATTGTGATCCTATATCAATGTAATGCCATCATCTGTGTTGACTTAATCTCGGCTGGTAATAAGACCTAAGGAGTTCCTTAAGAACTAGTTCCCTGAACAAAGTTACATTCATTCATTATAACCTACCTATACATAATCTGTAGGGCTAAGAACATTACTGACCTGGAAAGTCTCTGAACCAAATAAGGCCCAGAAAGGTCATCCAAGAGCAGCCAGTCTGGGATTTTTGGAGTTTGTATGCTCTGGATTTTACAGGTAATGGGCCAAAAGTCCTCCAGCAAGCACCACAACTACAGCCCATTAAGGGAATTTGAGTGAGTTCTGGCTTAATAGGCTCATCCCTTAAGAAAAGTTCAATATAAATTTGCATTACCCAAGGGAACatgtgacaaaattttattttaagatgaataTAATGCTATCAAAATCTGTTGGAAATGAAGTATATCATCAGCATGACTATCTAGTAACATGTTTTACAGTTTTTATCCAAGAACTGATTTGACtaaaacattacaaaatattttttggtagtgctgTAGATCACATAGGCAAgagctccactactgagccataaccccagttcttaaaaaaaaaaaaaaaaaaaaaacaaaaaacttttttttgagaAACGAGCTGGGGGAAGGgatcttgctatattgcccaggctgaccttgaacttgagattcttataactcagcctcccaaataactaGGACTACAGGCCtataccaccacactcagctcccGAATGACAAATCTTAATATTAGAAATTGTCATTGTTCACTAATATTGACTATCCAAAAGCTTTATTTGGAAAAGTGTTAACATTTTGGCGCTCTTTATCTAGTTCTGTTTGACCAAAAAGATCTTAAAGCAGTCCTTTGTCACAAGACTTCGATGCTTGATCTTTTAATCTTTTAACATCCTTATTCATCCattcaaaggctttttttttttttgagaattttgccATCTTTTAATctaaaagctagagagaaaaatgcaAAGCCAATAgcataaaatgtttaaatggtCCCAGCAGCTTTAAGTCAACCTCTTTCATtcaaaccaataaaaattaatttccaaatCAATTACTAGATTTTATTGTAGTTTCCTAATTATGACTTAACTATTATGTCTGACATCTCTTCAACAAAAgcataagttttaatatttctatatatttgttgCAAATCAAGTCTGGTTGCTATTTATGCTACCCCTATTTCTCCATTTAGCAGTGGTTAGCTTGTGCTATATACAATGAGCCTATTTACAATTCTGATTTAAGTTTTCAATAAGAAACTATTTTCCACATGAATTCCTTTAGCAAATATAAGGTATGACACAGTATATTTCTTAAATCATTTAGATTGTTAGATAAACTTTGGTAAATAGACAGAGAGACTTCAGAAAAACATATTGAAGTGATTTCATTTAAGAAGGTTATTATGTGTTGGTTGAAAAAGAGTATCAACATTAATATCACTGAAATTAGTGTAACTATaacaatgtttaaaattttaaaaaattctacttcTTTTTCATCCTTATCAGGCCAGGAACATGGCATTCTTTTTGAAGAGATTTTCATTTCAGGAATGAGAGCTTTCTTAATTTGTCCAATTTCTGTTCTGCTCCactcttcttttaatattttgcttactCGAGGATAAATTTCAACAGGCTGGACCTCAGGAAGTGGTCTTTGTTTCAAGATCTGCACACGTTGGCGAACATCAtcaattttttcaagaaatttaagTGGAGACTCATCTTGTAATGAAGTTGTCACTGTCATTAATTCAAGCTGCTGctctcttatttctttcattctttcaattTGCGGAGTATATTTTTGATTAATCAGATTGCCAACATCACAGAGAGCTgttaggaaaaatttttttttctgttccaacGTATCCATAAGCTCCTTAAAATACTGGAGAACAACTTCCTTATCACCTTGGACCATTTTCTCAGAATGCGATTTTTGTTCCTCTAGCTTTTCAATAAGACgagtaagatctgtccagtgtgTATCAGTTAACTGTTTAAGCAGTTTTTGAGGTGTGTCCTTTTCTTTCAGATAAGCACTTTGAAGGTCATCTATAGGATGACCATGATGTTGACCTATAGTGAGGCAATGACCACAAACTAATTTTTTATCTAGAAGACAATAAACATTTAATGGCTGCCGATAATGTTCAGGGCAGGTGACAATATCTGGATGGTCTTCTTGCTGGTACTTTTCAATAATAGCCCTTAATGCAAAATTAACAGGTAATGATTCAATACCAGTTGGAGCAATTTCAATAATACTTCTGCAATTAGGGCACTTGAGTGGAATTCGTAAAGGTCTCCATATATAAAAGTTACCAGATGCCTGAAGAACATTTTCCAAACAATTTCTACAAAATGTATGAGAGCATGGTAGTACACGAGGATCTTCAAATATACTGTAACAAATGGGACACGTTAACTCATCCTCAAAATTGTGCATTTCCTGTCAAGAGAAAGAAGTATATTTAAAGTTTACATATAACAAATACatctatttatataaagtttCAGTCATTAACCTCCACTATACTTGTCACTGAAAAGgacaattattaaaaattttttaaaatgacattcttAGTAATTCAAATCCTAATCTAATATTGAATTGATAATCTTTAAGAGTTTATTGAAAAGTCAACCCAAGCAAAATGTAATACAATGCTTCAAATAAGTCGTTTAAATTTGTTACCGTGTACTGAACacttaagaaaaattcaaaatattctgCTGAAATCTAATTACAACTACTATATACAACTTTTTTTCATTATGCTAAAATCAAAATTTATAGCTAAATGAATTTAACATTTTCAATAAGAAAGTTTGCACTGTCAAAAGATATGTatataatgaataaacaaaaataaatatttctactaCATAATGTTTACACAGAGTTagcaatataatattttttaattcaaaaggaaaaaacatgcTTCAAGTTGGCTCAGTTCTTTAATTCAAAAGGAAACATAGTCCCCAGTTGGCTCATtcatgttttgttctttttgtgctgggaactgaacatcaacccagtccttttttgtttgtttgttttagataggatctcactaaattgcctagactgacttctaacttgcaatcctgtctcagtctcccaaattgctgggattatagatgaaTGCTgctgtttttgcagtgctgaaaaCAGAATatagccttgtacatgctaagaaagccctttaccaatgagctaggaattaaaccagtcCACAGTGAAATTTTCTAAAGCAATAATTTTAACTtgaatatttggaaaagaaaaggattttaaatagaccttgaaataaaaatcagttcGAAATATGAAAAAGTTGATTCTGATGACTCTGAAGCACTGAGTAGTGAAAAACTAAAGTACAGATGCTAAAGAAGATAAAGGACACCATTAATCATCTTTCCTTCACTAAAAAATGTGTatgagacagaaaaataaatccaGTAATAGTTCAGAAATTTACTGACACAAGTAAAGACTTCTTCTCAAGCTATTGATATTTTCAACAACAGAAGCCTGACTTACCCctttgatgggaaaaaaaataagttataccACTgttaaaacacacaaaacaagaaaatccAAGTGCTATTCATGTAAAATACTATTGAATATCAAATCCTCCTTTATTACACCAGATTTTTAGATTAAAAGTCTGTGAAAACAGCatctaaaaataactaaatacacTTTTAAGAAAGATTAAAAACCTCTGTAGACTTTAGCTGTTTAGCTTCCTTTACTATATGCCAAACTCCTATCCTTCAGCATGAAGCTGGCTCTGCACCAGTTTAGGACTGTTAATCTTATTGCACTTTTATTTCATAGCAcataagagattttatttatgaagaattttgtaccaggcacagtggctcagacctacaatcccagcaactttcgAGGCTAAGTAAGGTGGCAGGATCACAAGGAGGCCAGTGTtgacaacttggtgagaccctgtctcgagaAATAAAGgtctagagatgtagctcagcggttaAGCATTCCaaggttcaattaaaaaaaaaaaaaaaaattgaataaggtTAGGAATTATGTCTAAACTATGCTATATTTCTACAATCTACACACACAACTTAACACATTAAACATTCATTCCCCATTGGTTGaatcttaaaagttttttttaatagcaaaatttCTATTTAGGAAAAGCTTTAGCAGGAGAGTCCATCAGGAAATACTCTATTCAGACTGACAAAATTCAGATCCCTAATGAGCCAAGATGTGTCATACAGAGACTAAATTTGAATTGTGAAGCATTCCAGGAAACTAAAGTTAATTGGGCAATAGCATAGAAGATAATAGTCACTGCAGATAAATTCAAGTGAATGCATGCTGGAAAACCTTTACAACTCTACCTCACACCTACAGAGACACTGAAGTCATTCAAAAACCatccaagaaaaacaaacatatttcTCAAGAGTATTTCAGTGATGTCACATGCACAATGAAGGAATACACAGAGcagctagaaaaaaatttaaatagacattCAACCTAGATTTAATATTATTAGAGTTATTTAATGTATAAGAAGCATAACTAGCCCTAAAAACTTAACATTTCATTCCAAAGCCCTATTTCTATACTTGTCAAAATGCTAGAGAAAACTTCTCTGAGAATGTATTTAGGGACCCAAAAGCTTGAATTAGAATTCTTTAGAATgagaatattcaaataataataataataataagccatCTCCAGTGCTTATATAAAATGGaacataatagaataaaaaatcatGGTCTCAAAGTTACTACTACAGTAtgtagaatttttattaaaatttaaccaGAAACTTAcagattaaatttaaatatcagtGAATCAAATTTTATTCTGACTACCCTCTTGCAGACTTCTTAAAAACTGTGGGTATCAAATTAGATAGAAATCATAACTTAAAAGGgacatgccaaaaaaaaatttttttaataaggcCAGGAACTTTATGACTGGTTACTACCTAAGAACTACAGGATTACAGTTTGCTATCACACTTGGGCACTATTTTTCCAGAGATCAGTATGACActgtagaccaatggcacagaatagaggacacagagactaacccacataattacaattatcttatattagacagaGGTGTctaaaacatacactggagaaaggataacctcttcaacaaatggtgctggagaaacaggaaatccatatgcaacaaaatgaaattaaaccctatctctcaccatgcacaaaactcaactcaaagtggatcaaggacctaggaattaaaccagagaccttgtgtccaataaaagaaaaagtaggcccaaatctctatcgtgtgggattaggccccaacttccttaataagactctaatagcataagaattaaaatcaagaatcaataaatgggatggattcaaacaaaaaaagcttctcagcaaaagaaacaatcagtgaggtgaatagaaatccCACATcttaggaacaaatttttaccacttacacatcagatagagcactaatctctaaggtatataaagaactcaaaaagctaaacaccaaaaaaaacaaataacccaatcaataaatgggccaaagaattgaacagatacttctcagaagatgatataaaatcaatcaacaaatatatgaaaaaaaatgttcaacaaccctagcaactagagaaatgcaaatcaaaactacattacaTCTCAAcatagtgttggtgaggatatggattaaaaggcacactcatacattgctggtgggactgcaaattggtgcagccaatatggaaagcagtatagagatttcttggaaaactaggaatagaatcaacatttgacccagctatcccactccttggtctatacccaaaggacttaaaaacagcatactacagggacacagccacatcaatgtttatagcagcacaattcacaatagctaaactatggaaccaacctagatgcccttcagtagatgaacagataaagaaaatgtggcatatatacacaatggaatattactcagcaataaaagagactaaaatcatggcattgtccggtaaatggatggagttggagaatataatgctaagtgaagttagccaatccccctcaaaaaaatgccaaatgttttctctgatataaggaggatgattcacagtggggttgggagggggagcatgggaggattagatgaactggacagggcaaaggggtgggaggggaagggaaaagggcatgggggtagaaaagccggtggaatgagatggacctcGTTACCCTAAgtagtatgaagacacaaatggtgtgatgatactttgtatacaataagagatatgaaaaattgtgctctatatgtataatatgaattgtaaggcattctgctgtcatatataacaaattagaataaaaaataaatttaaaaaagagataataacctaatagctaaaaaaaaaaaattgtacagttGAGATGGATGCAGTTTGTTGTGCCTCTTACACCCCAATAAAGCTtcttttaacaaaaaaataaaactttatgcaccaaaaaaataaaactttatgcaACCTGCAGTGGGATGGAGGGGATGACAACTTTATATGAACCTCTTAAATTTACTAAGttttaaaacatcaataatgACACTGGAAACTAGAAAACAATGAAGCAATGCTTTCGATATTCTCAGGGGACAAAAAGCCTTCCTTAATGGAAcctaaaatacattttgatataaAGGTAACCAGACATGAAACCTCTCACAAATGAGACCCTGCCAATCATTCTTAATGAAGCTACTACAGGAGAAAAGACAATAATTCTCATCAGGATAACTAGGAAACAAAGTCCAGGACAACAGTACAGTCCTAAAGAACAATGTGTCTAAAAAAGACACATACAGGGGTGTCTTTAGGTAAATAAAGGAACTGACAAAATTCTTCATGTACTTGAACATACTGAGAGgtcataaaaaaactaaatttaggAAAAAGGAATAgatataaaaagagaataaatattatatatcctAGCTGTTTTATTAACATAGTCATATTAcattacatgtgtacacacacacatatatcataAAACTGATTTTACCAGAGCAACAaaaaaatgtgggtttttttttggagCGGGTAGGGTCAGGTTTCTGGGCATTGAAACCCAGGGactttctaccactgaactacattcccatctcttttgacttttttttttttaatttttttattatttagtttgagGTGACAcgttatctttattttatatttgtgtggtgctgagatcgaacccagtgcttcacacataacAGGTAagctatcactgagccacaatcccaccctcttgattttttattttgagacaaggtctcactaggttgtccaggctggcctcaaactctcctgtctcagcctcctaaatcactgggattacaggaatgggccactgtgcccagcaaaaacTAATTACTAATCTTCCCTTATAAGAAAGCCATTACatacttgggggaaaaaaatagtaaaagcatattatttgaaaatacagaagtaAATACCAAAAGAAACAGTTAAAAGAGAGGATTTTATTTCTGGACAGTAGGAATCATGAGTAGGGAAAGTATGGGCAAGGGTCTGCTATTTTTATTACACAATGGTTTCACTTTTAATCATTaacatgcaaataaaaatatgttagcCAGCTGTGGTGATTCTAGCCTAAATTCCAAACTACTAGAGAGGCTGAAGTGGGACTGCAAGCTGGTGGCGAGACTGGGCAATTTTGCTAAAcccctaaattttttaaaaatttataaaatgttaaagaTACATGGACAACCCTACAAGCACACAGGCAGAAAGGCAGgatgaaaaaagcaaaacaaaactataatgGTCTCAAGATTCTCCTCTGGAtgatcctaatttttttttttttttggatgatcctaattttcaaaaaaagaatgGCCACAATTATCTCTCATATATGCTTTCTATGATGTGCCCTTTTTGCTACTCTCCAGTCAAGAGATGAAATCTATTCTCCCACTAGGAAAATAAGAGATGGCTCTGACCCATAGGATACGGTTGAAGCAATGTTTTGAGTTCTAGGTATAGCCCTTAAGATGTCTGGCTGGGCTGGGTGTGTAGCCCGGTGGTACAgtgtgcttgcttagcatgctcaaggacctgggctcaatccccagaactgtcaattaagaaaaaaaaagaggaagaattctGGCAACCAGTTGCTATATAAGAGATCTAGGctagggctggtgttgtggctcagtggtagagtgctcacctagcatgcacaagggactaggttcaatcctcagcaccacataaatgttaaataaagatattgtgtccatctaaaacttaaaaataaatatataaaaaaatagaatagaaatctAGGATACTCTGCTGAAGGGAGGCCAGGTGGAAAAGCAATGAGATGTCAGATGTTAGTGAAAAAAACTTCTTGGACTTACAACTAGCCAAATCTTCAGAATTTTGTTACACAGTAgataatcaaaatatatataatgagtgaaaaaaaaaattctacagacAAAACTGAAGCCATACACTTTcattaatcaaagaaaaaaagaaggaatataaaaatgaagattctgCTAAAAAACAGTTTGAGTCAAGTACAACAGTAAATGTCTATACTCTAGCTACCTTGTAAGCTTAGggaggagaat
This window of the Ictidomys tridecemlineatus isolate mIctTri1 chromosome 3, mIctTri1.hap1, whole genome shotgun sequence genome carries:
- the Trim59 gene encoding tripartite motif-containing protein 59, with amino-acid sequence MHNFEDELTCPICYSIFEDPRVLPCSHTFCRNCLENVLQASGNFYIWRPLRIPLKCPNCRSIIEIAPTGIESLPVNFALRAIIEKYQQEDHPDIVTCPEHYRQPLNVYCLLDKKLVCGHCLTIGQHHGHPIDDLQSAYLKEKDTPQKLLKQLTDTHWTDLTRLIEKLEEQKSHSEKMVQGDKEVVLQYFKELMDTLEQKKKFFLTALCDVGNLINQKYTPQIERMKEIREQQLELMTVTTSLQDESPLKFLEKIDDVRQRVQILKQRPLPEVQPVEIYPRVSKILKEEWSRTEIGQIKKALIPEMKISSKRMPCSWPDKDEKEVEFFKILNIVIVTLISVILMLILFFNQHIITFLNEITSICFSEVSLSIYQSLSNNLNDLRNILCHTLYLLKEFMWKIVSY